A genomic window from Vigna radiata var. radiata cultivar VC1973A chromosome 2, Vradiata_ver6, whole genome shotgun sequence includes:
- the LOC106755698 gene encoding RING-H2 finger protein ATL7 produces MSEGYSCGCSDSDSSCGCWSTAASATATATAATRSEASTELRLYRAFIFCVPIFFTLILLFLFYLFYLRPRTRLHWITNFGLPNDHNHNAISTAELGLNKELREMLPIIVYKESFSVKDTQCSVCLIDYQPEDRLQQIPACRHTFHMSCIDLWLTTHTTCPLCRFSLLTIAKSSTHTSDMQSQSQNNEEAQTVELSESRSTMHTETTVLRNVSGEVAISAPCIDVERQNE; encoded by the exons ATGTCTGAAGGCTATTCCTGCGGCTGCTCCGATTCCGACTCTTCTTGCGGCTGTTGGTCCACCGCCGCCAGtgccaccgccaccgccactGCCGCAACCAGATCTGAGGCTTCAACCGAACTCAGACTCTACAGAGCCTTCATCTTCTGTGTCCCCATCTTCTTCACTCTCattctcctctttctcttctaCCTCTTTTACCTCCGACCGCGAACCAGGCTCCATTGGATCACCAACTTTGGTCTTCCCAACGACCACAACCACAATGCCATATCCACG GCTGAATTGGGCTTGAACAAGGAACTCAGAGAGATGTTGCCCATTATTGTCTACAAGGAAAGCTTCTCTGTCAAAGACACCCA ATGTTCAGTATGCCTTATCGACTACCAGCCAGAGGATAGGCTTCAACAGATACCTGCATGTCGCCACACATTTCATATGAGCTGCATTGATCTTTGGCTTACCACCCACACCACCTGCCCTCTCTGCCGCTTCTCCTTACTAACCATAGCTAAATCTTCCACACATACATCTGATATGCAG TCACAGTCACAGAACAATGAAGAAGCACAAACCGTGGAATTATCTGAATCAAGATCTACTATGCATACAGAAACCACTGTCCTCCGAAATGTCTCTGGAGAAGTTGCAATCAGCGCTCCCTGCATTGATGTTGAAAGGCAAAATGAGTAA